Proteins from one Halopseudomonas pelagia genomic window:
- the topA gene encoding type I DNA topoisomerase codes for MGKALVIVESPAKAKTINKYLGNDFIVKSSIGHIRDLPTSGSGKTESKPKGSRKAASAPEVDKKTKARMQLVKRMGVDPDNGWKAHYEILPGKEKVIDELRRLAKDADTIYLATDLDREGEAIAWHLRESIGGDEGRYKRVVFNEITKKAIQEAFAKPGELDLNRVNAQQARRFLDRVVGYMVSSLLWQKIARGLSAGRVQSVAVKLIVDREREIRAFIPEEFWEVHALLNTPQSQSMRFEVAKQNGETFRPVNKAQTDKALALLKGADYSVTKREDKPTSSKPNAPFITSTLQQAASTRLGFGVKKTMMMAQRLYEAGYITYMRTDSTNLSADAIGMARGYIEKNFGAKYLPEKPNVYSSKDGAQEAHEAIRPSDVKLKTGDLKGMEKDAERLYELIWRQFLACQMTPAQYLSTLITVTAGDFELRAKGRILKFDGYTKVMPQQGKGGEDEVLPDVKVKDVMALEKLDPKQHFTKPPARYSEASLVKELEKRGIGRPSTYASIISTIQDRGYVSQNNRRFYAEKMGDIVTERLAESFPNLMDYSFTATMEESLDEVAQGGVIWKKVLDDFYKDFSLKLSVAETAEDGKGMRSNEPTLTDIACKECGRPMMIRTASTGVFLGCSGYALPPKERCKSTVNLVPGNEVAADDDEGESRVLRNKHRCPICSTAMDSYLVDEKRKLHVCGNNPDCNGFEVEEGQFKIKGYDGPIIECDKCGSEMQLKTGRFGKYFGCTNSECKNTRKLLKSGEAAPPKMDPVKMPELKCEKVDDVYVLRDGASGMFLAASQFPKNRETRAPLVKELLPHREEIDPKYHFLLDAPVKDPDGLPTVIRYSRKTKEQYVQSEVEGKPSGWRAFYDGKRWTADDGRPKAKAKAKG; via the coding sequence ATGGGAAAAGCACTGGTCATTGTTGAGTCTCCAGCCAAGGCCAAGACAATCAACAAGTATCTTGGTAACGATTTCATTGTGAAGTCGAGCATCGGACATATTCGCGATTTGCCCACCAGCGGCAGTGGCAAGACCGAGAGCAAGCCCAAGGGTAGCCGTAAAGCTGCCTCCGCTCCTGAAGTGGACAAGAAGACCAAAGCACGTATGCAGCTGGTCAAGCGCATGGGCGTAGACCCGGACAATGGCTGGAAAGCGCATTACGAAATTCTGCCGGGCAAGGAAAAGGTCATCGATGAATTGCGTCGGCTGGCCAAAGACGCTGACACCATCTATCTCGCGACGGATTTGGACCGCGAAGGGGAGGCCATTGCCTGGCACCTGCGGGAATCCATTGGTGGTGACGAAGGCCGCTACAAGCGTGTGGTCTTCAACGAAATTACCAAGAAAGCCATTCAGGAAGCATTCGCCAAACCCGGCGAGTTGGATCTGAATCGCGTCAACGCCCAGCAGGCCCGCCGCTTCCTCGACCGGGTTGTGGGTTACATGGTCTCGTCACTGCTGTGGCAGAAGATCGCCCGTGGGCTCTCTGCCGGCCGCGTGCAATCGGTTGCAGTGAAGCTGATTGTTGATCGCGAGCGTGAGATCCGCGCGTTTATCCCCGAGGAATTCTGGGAAGTTCACGCGCTGCTGAACACGCCGCAAAGCCAGTCCATGCGCTTTGAAGTGGCCAAGCAGAACGGTGAAACCTTCCGCCCGGTGAACAAGGCGCAGACGGACAAAGCGCTGGCTTTGCTCAAGGGCGCTGATTACAGCGTTACCAAGCGCGAAGACAAGCCAACCAGCTCCAAGCCTAATGCCCCTTTTATTACCTCCACGCTGCAGCAGGCCGCCAGTACGCGCCTGGGCTTTGGCGTGAAGAAGACCATGATGATGGCCCAGCGTTTGTATGAGGCGGGTTACATCACCTACATGCGTACCGACTCGACCAATCTGTCTGCTGATGCGATTGGCATGGCGCGTGGTTATATCGAAAAGAACTTCGGCGCCAAGTATTTGCCCGAGAAGCCCAACGTCTACAGCAGCAAGGATGGCGCCCAGGAGGCCCACGAAGCGATCAGGCCGTCGGACGTCAAGCTGAAGACCGGTGATCTCAAAGGCATGGAGAAAGACGCTGAGCGGCTCTATGAGCTGATCTGGCGCCAGTTCCTTGCCTGCCAGATGACGCCTGCCCAGTATTTGTCTACCTTGATCACGGTTACGGCGGGCGACTTCGAGCTGCGCGCCAAAGGCCGCATCCTCAAGTTTGATGGTTATACCAAGGTCATGCCGCAGCAGGGCAAGGGCGGCGAAGATGAAGTGCTGCCTGACGTGAAAGTCAAAGACGTCATGGCGCTGGAAAAGCTGGATCCCAAACAGCATTTTACCAAGCCGCCGGCGCGTTATTCCGAAGCCAGCCTGGTCAAGGAGCTGGAGAAGCGCGGCATCGGCCGGCCCTCTACCTACGCCTCGATCATTTCCACGATCCAGGATCGCGGTTATGTCTCCCAAAATAACCGGCGCTTCTACGCCGAGAAGATGGGCGACATCGTTACCGAGCGTCTGGCGGAAAGCTTTCCGAATCTGATGGACTACAGCTTTACTGCGACCATGGAAGAGTCTCTGGACGAAGTGGCGCAGGGCGGCGTGATCTGGAAGAAGGTACTGGATGATTTCTACAAGGATTTCAGCCTCAAGCTGAGCGTCGCCGAGACGGCTGAAGACGGCAAGGGCATGCGCTCCAACGAGCCGACCCTGACCGATATCGCCTGCAAGGAATGTGGCCGGCCGATGATGATCCGCACCGCTTCCACCGGCGTGTTCCTGGGTTGCTCCGGCTATGCATTGCCGCCAAAAGAGCGCTGCAAGTCGACCGTGAATCTGGTGCCGGGCAACGAAGTGGCGGCCGATGATGATGAAGGCGAATCACGCGTTCTGCGCAACAAGCATCGTTGCCCGATCTGCAGCACCGCCATGGACAGTTATCTGGTGGATGAGAAGCGCAAGCTTCACGTCTGCGGTAACAACCCGGACTGCAACGGCTTCGAAGTCGAGGAAGGGCAGTTCAAGATCAAGGGTTACGACGGCCCGATAATTGAGTGCGACAAGTGCGGCAGCGAGATGCAGCTCAAGACTGGCCGCTTCGGCAAGTATTTTGGGTGCACCAACAGCGAATGCAAGAATACCCGCAAGCTGCTCAAGAGCGGTGAAGCGGCGCCGCCGAAGATGGACCCGGTGAAGATGCCGGAGCTAAAGTGCGAAAAGGTCGATGACGTTTACGTGCTGCGCGATGGCGCCTCGGGGATGTTCCTGGCCGCTAGCCAGTTCCCGAAGAACCGCGAAACACGCGCGCCTCTGGTCAAGGAATTGCTGCCGCACCGCGAGGAAATTGATCCCAAGTATCATTTCCTGCTCGATGCACCGGTCAAGGATCCTGATGGCCTGCCAACGGTAATACGTTACAGCCGCAAGACTAAAGAGCAATATGTACAGAGTGAAGTAGAGGGCAAGCCGAGCGGATGGCGCGCCTTTTATGATGGCAAGCGCTGGACCGCGGATGATGGTCGGCCAAAAGCCAAGGCTAAGGCCAAAGGTTGA
- a CDS encoding DUF1653 domain-containing protein: MSLRPGRYRHYKGKDYEVVGVATHSETEESLVVYRTLYGDFDLWVRPLEMFMGTVELDGEPTPRFTFVSEDV, translated from the coding sequence ATGTCATTACGCCCCGGTCGCTACCGCCACTATAAAGGAAAGGATTACGAAGTCGTGGGAGTAGCAACACATTCCGAAACCGAGGAATCCCTGGTGGTCTATCGCACGCTTTACGGCGATTTTGACCTCTGGGTGCGTCCGTTGGAGATGTTTATGGGGACCGTGGAGCTTGACGGCGAGCCAACGCCACGCTTTACCTTTGTCAGCGAAGACGTGTAG
- the fadA gene encoding acetyl-CoA C-acyltransferase FadA, with the protein MSLNPRDVVIVDFGRTPMGRSKGGMYRNVRAESLSADLITGLLARNPKVDPAEVEDVIWGCVNQTLEQGWNVARMISLLTPIPHTSSAQTVSRLCGSSMSALHTAAQAIQTGNGDVFVVGGVEHMGHVGMMHGVDPNPSLSLYAAKASGMMGLTAEMLGKMHGITREQQDQFALRSHQLAHKATINGGFKDEIIPMHGHDADGFLKVFTEDETIRPETTLESLAALRPAFNPKGGTVTAGSSSQITDGASCMIVMSAERAKALGLEPMAVIRSMAVAGVDPAIMGYGPVPATHKALKRAGMTMDNVDFVELNEAFAAQALPVLKDLKLLDKMEAKVNLHGGAIALGHPFGCSGARISGTLLNVMKQNGGTVGVSTMCIGLGQGITTVFERV; encoded by the coding sequence ATGAGCCTGAATCCGAGAGACGTCGTTATTGTCGACTTCGGCCGCACCCCGATGGGCCGTTCCAAGGGTGGCATGTACCGTAACGTACGTGCCGAGAGCCTGTCTGCCGACCTGATCACCGGTCTGCTGGCACGTAACCCGAAAGTAGATCCCGCAGAAGTGGAAGATGTTATCTGGGGCTGTGTAAACCAGACCCTGGAGCAGGGCTGGAACGTTGCCCGCATGATCTCTCTGCTGACGCCGATCCCGCACACCAGCTCGGCGCAAACCGTGAGCCGCCTGTGTGGTTCGTCCATGAGCGCGCTGCACACTGCCGCCCAGGCGATCCAGACCGGTAACGGTGATGTGTTCGTCGTCGGTGGTGTTGAGCACATGGGCCACGTCGGCATGATGCACGGCGTTGATCCAAACCCGAGCCTGTCTCTGTACGCTGCCAAGGCGTCCGGCATGATGGGTCTGACTGCGGAAATGCTGGGCAAGATGCACGGCATTACCCGTGAGCAGCAGGACCAGTTTGCCCTGCGTTCGCACCAGCTGGCGCACAAGGCGACCATCAATGGCGGCTTCAAGGATGAAATCATCCCGATGCACGGCCACGATGCTGACGGTTTCCTGAAAGTCTTCACTGAAGACGAAACCATCCGTCCCGAGACTACCCTGGAAAGCCTGGCGGCCCTTCGGCCGGCATTCAATCCCAAGGGCGGTACCGTGACAGCCGGTTCTTCTTCACAGATCACTGACGGTGCTTCCTGCATGATCGTGATGTCTGCCGAGCGCGCCAAGGCCCTGGGTCTTGAGCCGATGGCGGTTATCCGTTCCATGGCAGTTGCTGGTGTTGATCCGGCGATCATGGGCTACGGTCCGGTCCCGGCTACGCACAAGGCGCTCAAGCGCGCTGGCATGACCATGGATAACGTCGATTTTGTCGAGCTGAACGAAGCCTTTGCTGCCCAGGCCCTGCCTGTGCTGAAAGACCTCAAACTGCTGGACAAGATGGAAGCCAAGGTCAACCTGCACGGCGGCGCTATCGCCCTGGGTCACCCCTTCGGTTGCTCCGGCGCCCGCATCTCCGGCACGCTGCTGAACGTGATGAAGCAGAATGGCGGCACTGTTGGTGTCTCGACCATGTGTATTGGTCTGGGGCAGGGCATCACTACCGTATTCGAACGTGTCTGA
- the fadB gene encoding fatty acid oxidation complex subunit alpha FadB, producing the protein MIYEGKAITVQALEDGIVELKFDLQGESVNKFNRATLAELQAAVEAIQSNSSVKGVIVSSGKDVFIVGADINEFVETFQLPEADLVAGNLEANQIFNAFEDLNVPTVAAINGMALGGGFEMCLACDYRVMAASAKVGLPEVKLGIYPGFGGTVRTPRLIGVDNAIEWICGGSENRADKALKMGAVDAVVEDAKLHAAALDLVKRAISGELDFKAKRQPKLEKIKLNTIEQMMAFETAKGFVAGQAGPNYPAPVEAIKTIQKAAAHGREKALEIEAAGFAKLAKTSVAQALVGLFLNDQALKGKAKQYDKQAADVKLAAVLGAGIMGGGIAFQSASKGTPILMKDIREEGIQMGLDEAAKLLGSRVAKGRMKPDQMAVALNAIRPTMSYGDFGNVDIVVEAVVENPKIKQSVLAEVEGHVREDAIIASNTSTISITYLAQALKRPENFCGMHFFNPVHMLPLVEVIRGEKSSEKAIATTVAYAKKMGKTPVVVNDCPGFLVNRVLFPYFGGFARLVNMGADFQRVDKVMEKFGWPMGPAYLLDVVGLDTGHHGRDVMAEGYPDRMADNVRTAADVMYDEGRLGQKTGKGFYAYETDKKGKPKKVVDPQAYELIKPVVQENREFTDEEIIEIMMVPLCLETVRCLEDGIVESAADADMGLIYGIGFPPFRGGALRYIDTLGVAEFVAIADKYAEFGPMYAPTEKLREMAKNGQKFFG; encoded by the coding sequence ATGATTTACGAAGGTAAAGCCATCACGGTTCAAGCCCTTGAAGACGGCATCGTCGAGCTCAAGTTCGATCTGCAGGGCGAGTCTGTCAACAAGTTCAATCGTGCCACCCTGGCGGAGCTGCAAGCTGCCGTCGAGGCCATTCAGTCCAATAGCAGCGTCAAGGGCGTTATCGTCAGCAGCGGCAAAGACGTGTTCATCGTCGGTGCTGACATCAACGAGTTCGTTGAGACGTTCCAACTGCCCGAAGCTGACCTGGTTGCTGGCAACCTGGAGGCCAATCAGATCTTCAATGCCTTTGAAGACCTCAACGTCCCCACTGTGGCTGCCATCAATGGCATGGCGCTGGGCGGCGGTTTTGAAATGTGCCTGGCCTGTGATTATCGCGTTATGGCCGCCAGCGCCAAGGTCGGCCTGCCGGAAGTCAAACTGGGTATCTACCCGGGCTTTGGCGGTACCGTACGTACCCCACGTCTGATCGGCGTTGATAACGCTATCGAGTGGATCTGTGGCGGTTCCGAGAACCGTGCAGACAAGGCCCTGAAAATGGGTGCCGTTGATGCGGTTGTTGAAGACGCCAAGCTGCATGCTGCTGCTCTGGACCTGGTCAAGCGCGCCATCAGTGGCGAGCTGGACTTCAAGGCCAAGCGTCAGCCCAAGCTGGAAAAGATCAAGCTCAACACCATCGAACAGATGATGGCGTTCGAAACCGCTAAAGGTTTCGTTGCTGGCCAGGCTGGCCCGAACTATCCAGCCCCGGTTGAAGCGATCAAGACTATCCAGAAAGCCGCAGCCCATGGCCGCGAAAAAGCGCTGGAAATCGAAGCCGCTGGTTTTGCCAAGTTGGCCAAGACTTCCGTTGCTCAGGCGCTGGTTGGTCTGTTCCTGAATGATCAAGCGCTGAAAGGCAAAGCCAAGCAGTACGACAAGCAAGCCGCTGACGTTAAGCTGGCTGCGGTACTGGGTGCGGGCATCATGGGTGGCGGTATCGCTTTCCAGTCTGCTTCCAAAGGCACGCCGATCCTGATGAAGGATATTCGCGAAGAAGGCATCCAGATGGGTCTGGACGAGGCTGCCAAGCTGCTCGGCAGCCGTGTCGCCAAGGGCCGCATGAAGCCTGACCAGATGGCCGTTGCGCTGAACGCGATTCGCCCGACCATGTCCTACGGTGATTTCGGCAATGTCGATATCGTGGTAGAAGCGGTCGTCGAGAACCCCAAGATCAAGCAATCTGTGCTGGCTGAGGTGGAAGGTCACGTGCGTGAAGATGCGATCATCGCTTCCAACACTTCGACCATCTCCATCACTTACCTGGCCCAGGCGCTCAAGCGTCCGGAAAACTTCTGCGGCATGCACTTCTTCAACCCCGTGCACATGCTGCCCCTGGTTGAAGTTATCCGCGGCGAGAAGTCCAGCGAGAAGGCGATTGCCACTACCGTTGCCTACGCCAAGAAAATGGGCAAGACCCCAGTTGTTGTTAACGACTGCCCGGGCTTCCTGGTTAACCGCGTATTGTTCCCTTACTTCGGCGGCTTTGCTCGCCTGGTGAACATGGGTGCAGACTTCCAGCGCGTCGACAAGGTCATGGAGAAGTTTGGCTGGCCCATGGGCCCGGCTTACCTGCTGGACGTAGTAGGCCTGGATACCGGTCACCACGGTCGTGATGTCATGGCTGAAGGTTACCCGGATCGCATGGCTGATAACGTGCGTACCGCCGCTGACGTCATGTATGACGAAGGCCGTCTGGGTCAGAAGACCGGCAAGGGCTTCTACGCGTACGAGACTGACAAGAAGGGCAAGCCGAAGAAAGTTGTCGATCCGCAAGCCTATGAGCTGATCAAGCCAGTCGTGCAGGAGAACCGCGAGTTCACTGACGAAGAAATCATCGAGATCATGATGGTTCCGCTGTGCCTTGAGACCGTTCGCTGCCTGGAAGACGGCATTGTTGAAAGTGCTGCCGACGCCGACATGGGTCTGATCTACGGTATCGGCTTCCCGCCCTTCCGTGGTGGTGCGCTGCGCTATATCGACACCCTGGGTGTGGCTGAGTTTGTGGCCATTGCAGACAAGTACGCCGAATTTGGTCCCATGTATGCGCCGACTGAAAAGTTGCGTGAAATGGCCAAGAACGGCCAGAAATTCTTCGGTTAA
- a CDS encoding universal stress protein has protein sequence MLYSHVLVAVDLIDECRAVADHAMALAKALDARLTLLHVVEPLAMAYGGDVPMDLSMLQQQQFEQARERMTLFANDYSLPEEQMQIAFGHPRQEIHRVATDQQCDLIVVGSHGRHGLALLLGSTANDVLHGAPCDVIAVRLAKKKKG, from the coding sequence ATGCTCTACTCTCACGTGTTGGTCGCCGTAGATCTTATAGATGAATGCCGAGCGGTTGCCGACCATGCCATGGCTCTGGCCAAGGCACTGGATGCCCGACTGACCCTGCTGCATGTTGTCGAACCCCTGGCTATGGCCTACGGCGGCGATGTACCCATGGACCTGTCCATGCTGCAACAGCAGCAGTTCGAGCAAGCCCGCGAACGGATGACGCTGTTTGCCAACGATTATTCACTGCCGGAAGAGCAGATGCAGATCGCCTTTGGCCATCCGCGTCAGGAGATCCATCGTGTCGCTACTGACCAGCAGTGCGATTTGATCGTCGTCGGCAGCCACGGCCGTCATGGCCTCGCCCTGCTCCTCGGCTCTACCGCGAACGACGTACTGCACGGCGCGCCTTGTGATGTTATTGCGGTGCGGTTGGCCAAGAAGAAGAAAGGCTGA
- a CDS encoding ATP-binding cassette domain-containing protein, with amino-acid sequence MALLSFTDVSLAYGLNPLLTKVGFQLDRGERVCLIGRNGAGKSSLFKLLNGEQNSDEGEIWYAPGLKIGQLPQELPKADDSLVYDVVAAGLAGVGDLLAEYHHLIHGEMGEAELERLEKVQERLEAKDGWRLNQLVETTLTRLGLPAEKKMSELSGGWRRRVLLAQALVSEPDVLLLDEPTNHLDIHTIAWLEQVLLDFRGAVLFITHDRQFLQALATRIMELDRGQLIDWQGGYLSFLEHKEQQLAAEATANALFDKRLAQEEVWIRQGIKARRTRNEGRVRALKEMRNERAQRLERQGKASFQLETADSSGKRVIELDKVSFAWPGHVPLVRNLNLNVLRGDRIGLIGNNGSGKTTLLKLLLGKLEPTSGSVKHGTKLEVAYFDQLRAQLDLEATVIDNISEGRDFIEINGERRHVISYLGDFLFSPERARTPVKALSGGERARLLLARLFSKPANMLVLDEPTNDLDVETLELLEEVLAGFDGTVLIVSHDRAFLDNVVTSSLVFEGHGNVREYVGGYADWLRQGGKIEMLAEWDSKAMATDTPAEAAPAVAPTSAAEPAAPAPAKVKLSYKIQRELDGLPAVMEKLEAELAALQAKVNDPTFYQQSMEKTTSVLDAMAAKQAELDKAMERWAELEDMAGG; translated from the coding sequence ATGGCGCTGCTTTCATTTACCGATGTTTCCCTGGCCTATGGCCTGAATCCACTGTTAACCAAGGTCGGCTTTCAGCTTGATCGTGGTGAGCGCGTCTGTCTGATCGGCCGTAACGGTGCTGGCAAGTCGAGCCTGTTCAAGCTGCTCAACGGCGAGCAAAACAGTGATGAGGGAGAGATCTGGTACGCGCCCGGCTTGAAGATCGGGCAACTGCCGCAGGAATTGCCCAAGGCCGACGACAGCCTGGTGTACGACGTGGTCGCAGCTGGTCTGGCTGGCGTGGGTGATCTGCTTGCCGAATACCACCACCTGATCCACGGCGAAATGGGCGAGGCCGAGCTGGAGCGTCTGGAGAAAGTCCAGGAGCGTCTCGAGGCGAAAGACGGTTGGCGTTTGAACCAGTTGGTTGAAACCACGCTGACGCGGCTGGGTTTGCCGGCTGAGAAGAAGATGTCCGAGCTCTCCGGTGGTTGGCGTCGACGCGTATTGTTGGCCCAGGCGCTGGTTTCAGAGCCCGATGTGCTGCTGCTCGACGAGCCCACCAACCACCTGGATATTCACACCATCGCCTGGCTGGAACAGGTGCTGCTGGATTTCCGCGGCGCCGTACTGTTCATCACCCACGATCGTCAATTCCTGCAGGCATTGGCGACGCGCATCATGGAGCTGGACCGTGGTCAGTTGATTGACTGGCAGGGCGGCTACCTGAGCTTTCTTGAGCATAAAGAGCAACAACTGGCCGCAGAAGCCACGGCTAACGCGTTGTTTGACAAGCGTTTGGCCCAGGAAGAGGTCTGGATTCGCCAGGGCATCAAGGCCCGCCGCACCCGTAACGAAGGCCGCGTGCGGGCGTTGAAGGAAATGCGCAACGAGCGTGCTCAGCGTCTTGAGCGTCAGGGCAAGGCCAGTTTCCAGCTGGAAACCGCAGACTCTTCCGGCAAGCGCGTGATCGAGCTCGACAAGGTCAGCTTCGCCTGGCCGGGCCACGTGCCCTTGGTACGTAACCTGAACTTGAACGTGCTGCGCGGCGACCGTATCGGTCTGATCGGCAACAACGGTTCGGGCAAGACCACGCTGCTCAAGCTGCTGCTCGGCAAGCTCGAGCCCACCAGCGGTAGCGTCAAGCACGGTACCAAGCTGGAAGTGGCCTATTTTGACCAGTTGCGCGCCCAGCTTGATCTGGAAGCCACGGTGATCGACAACATCTCCGAAGGTCGCGATTTTATCGAGATCAACGGCGAGCGCCGCCATGTAATCAGCTACCTGGGCGATTTCCTGTTTTCACCTGAGCGTGCACGCACGCCGGTCAAGGCTTTGTCTGGCGGTGAACGTGCGCGCTTGCTGCTGGCACGCCTGTTCAGCAAGCCAGCCAACATGCTGGTACTGGATGAGCCAACCAACGACCTGGATGTGGAAACCCTGGAACTGCTGGAAGAAGTGCTGGCCGGCTTTGACGGTACCGTGCTGATCGTCAGCCACGACCGGGCCTTCCTCGACAACGTGGTTACCAGCAGCCTGGTCTTTGAGGGCCATGGCAATGTGCGTGAGTACGTGGGCGGCTACGCCGACTGGCTGCGCCAGGGCGGCAAGATCGAGATGCTGGCCGAGTGGGATTCCAAGGCCATGGCAACGGATACGCCTGCCGAAGCGGCACCCGCAGTTGCGCCGACATCTGCAGCAGAGCCAGCCGCCCCAGCACCAGCCAAAGTCAAACTGAGCTATAAAATCCAGCGAGAGCTGGACGGATTGCCTGCAGTGATGGAGAAGCTGGAAGCTGAACTGGCGGCCCTTCAGGCCAAGGTCAATGATCCAACGTTCTATCAGCAATCCATGGAAAAAACGACCTCGGTACTGGATGCCATGGCCGCAAAACAGGCTGAACTGGACAAGGCGATGGAGCGCTGGGCGGAATTGGAGGATATGGCGGGCGGTTAG
- a CDS encoding transglycosylase SLT domain-containing protein produces MPFKQLKKIKLAAGLILTSLLASQSLQADTLQQRQQYDQAMAALKGGQMQRYETLKNQLRDYPLYPYLLLEALQQRGNAVSHQEMQNFFVAHGDLPTAQRLKNDWLRRLARDGEWRQLNENYDTHSQNAGIDCQIAFQRWREGNQVEAMQRAQELWTVGRSQPKDCDPLFDRWRAAGGLTEDVAWARIREALLYRQDALARYLTRYLPSQKALAELFVDTATKPQGLNQFGNFRPGAGKPADKLADIATVSLRRMSRDDPATAMALWPNYRDLPYKEADRLAITRDIGTRMARRHNPAALPFMAANDPAMKDDQISEWRIRLALRSGEYDTARTLTSSMPESMQEQNRWRYWKLRSQQLAQPEVGELVTEYASLAEQRDFYGFLAAERSNKPYALNHTPAHVDPKVFSKVSNTGGIRRAREFFARGQIVDARREWYHVARFFSREEMIAQAVMAKDMEWYFPAIRGISQAQYWDDLDIRFPMAYEDSIRAQAQARRLGSPWVYAITRQESAFMADARSHAGAMGLMQLMPATARETAQRYGINLSNPNDVLIPERNIALGTAYLSQLHNQFQGNRVLASAAYNAGPGRVRQWTRDMQPLPSDIWIETIPFDETRTYVQSVLSYAVIYGNKLGIQQPVMEQHERYLDRR; encoded by the coding sequence ATGCCCTTCAAGCAATTGAAAAAAATAAAGTTAGCCGCCGGCCTTATTCTTACTTCGCTGCTGGCCAGTCAAAGCCTGCAAGCCGACACGCTGCAGCAACGCCAGCAATATGATCAAGCCATGGCCGCGCTCAAGGGCGGCCAGATGCAGCGCTATGAAACACTTAAAAATCAATTGCGCGACTACCCGCTCTACCCTTATCTGCTGCTCGAAGCACTGCAACAACGTGGCAATGCGGTCAGCCACCAGGAAATGCAGAACTTTTTTGTCGCGCATGGCGATTTGCCCACCGCCCAGCGCCTGAAGAACGACTGGCTGCGCCGCCTCGCCCGCGACGGTGAATGGCGTCAATTGAATGAGAACTACGACACCCACAGCCAGAACGCTGGCATCGACTGCCAGATCGCCTTCCAGCGCTGGCGTGAGGGCAATCAGGTTGAGGCCATGCAGCGCGCGCAGGAGCTGTGGACCGTAGGCCGTTCGCAGCCCAAGGACTGCGATCCGCTATTTGACCGCTGGCGTGCTGCCGGCGGCCTGACCGAAGATGTCGCCTGGGCCCGTATTCGCGAAGCGCTGCTGTACCGGCAAGACGCCCTCGCCCGCTATCTGACTCGCTACCTGCCCAGCCAGAAAGCGCTGGCGGAACTCTTTGTCGACACCGCCACCAAGCCGCAAGGTCTCAACCAGTTTGGTAACTTCCGCCCTGGAGCGGGCAAACCTGCCGACAAGCTGGCAGACATTGCCACCGTATCGCTGCGCCGCATGAGCCGTGACGATCCGGCCACCGCGATGGCGCTCTGGCCGAATTATCGTGACTTGCCCTATAAAGAAGCTGACCGCCTGGCGATCACCCGCGACATCGGTACGCGCATGGCCCGCCGACACAACCCTGCGGCACTGCCGTTTATGGCAGCCAACGATCCGGCAATGAAAGACGATCAGATCAGCGAATGGCGTATCCGCTTGGCGCTGCGCAGCGGTGAATATGACACCGCACGCACGCTGACCAGCAGCATGCCCGAAAGCATGCAGGAGCAAAATCGCTGGCGTTATTGGAAGCTACGCAGCCAGCAACTGGCGCAACCAGAGGTCGGTGAACTGGTGACTGAATACGCCAGCCTGGCTGAGCAACGGGATTTCTACGGCTTTTTAGCCGCCGAGCGCAGCAACAAGCCCTATGCACTGAATCACACCCCCGCACATGTGGATCCCAAGGTCTTTAGCAAGGTCAGCAATACTGGCGGTATCCGCCGCGCACGTGAATTTTTCGCCCGCGGGCAGATTGTCGACGCGCGCCGCGAGTGGTACCACGTCGCTCGCTTTTTCAGCCGCGAGGAAATGATCGCTCAGGCAGTCATGGCCAAGGATATGGAATGGTACTTCCCGGCGATTCGCGGCATCAGCCAAGCGCAGTATTGGGATGACCTGGATATCCGCTTCCCGATGGCCTATGAAGACTCGATCCGTGCACAGGCACAGGCGCGCCGGCTTGGTTCTCCCTGGGTCTACGCCATTACTCGCCAGGAAAGCGCCTTTATGGCCGATGCGCGCTCCCACGCCGGCGCTATGGGCCTGATGCAGCTGATGCCAGCCACTGCCCGGGAGACAGCGCAGCGCTATGGTATCAACCTGAGCAACCCGAACGACGTGCTGATTCCCGAGCGCAATATCGCCCTGGGCACGGCCTATCTATCCCAGTTGCACAATCAGTTTCAGGGTAATCGGGTGCTAGCTTCGGCCGCTTACAACGCCGGCCCTGGCCGCGTACGCCAGTGGACGCGGGATATGCAGCCGCTGCCATCGGATATCTGGATCGAGACCATTCCCTTCGACGAGACCCGCACCTATGTACAGAGCGTGCTTAGCTACGCGGTCATCTATGGGAACAAGTTGGGCATTCAGCAGCCGGTGATGGAACAACACGAGCGCTACCTGGACCGGCGCTGA